The Vulpes vulpes isolate BD-2025 chromosome 1, VulVul3, whole genome shotgun sequence genome contains the following window.
CCCCCTTTCAACCTCCCCCATCTCTGGTGAATGTCTCCATAAATAACCAGTGGTCAACCTTTTTTAGTAtggactttaaacatttttacacaGGCTCCTGATCATTTACTCTGGGAGTCGACAGACTGGCCATCAGCCAAATAGGGTTGGTCAcctgttctttttaaatagtttactGGACACAGCCACGTTCGTGTGTTTATGTACAGTCTGTGACTCTTCCTGTGCTTCAGTGGCTTGTAAGCCGAAAACTGTATCTGGCCTTTTATAGAAGATTATTAGTATCTGACATCCACATTCAGTACTCGCTCATAATCCTATACCTGTGTTGGAgctctgttttataaatatcagatcagagcgcctgggtggctcagtcagttaagcatctgccttctgctcagaccatgatccctgggttcctggggttgagccctgcatcaggcttcctgcttgtgctctatgccaaataattaaaatcttttaagaaatgaatagcagggacacctaggtggctcagcagttgtgttgctgcctttggctcaggtcatgatcttgggatctgggattgagtcccacatcgggctcctgtgaagagcctgcttctccctctgcctatgtctctctctctcatatttttaaaaaataaatagcagagCATACCATACACGTGTACCTTGTTCTTTTCGTGCTGCATCTGGTTGCATGGTATTCTGTCGGGTGAACACTGTTCAACCATCCTCACAAGACGATGCCAGCAGTGCCTATCGCAGAAGTTTTTGTGAGAAATGAATGGGTAGGCAGATGTGTGCTGCACACTTGGAGAGAACCAGGGAATCCGAGTGGGACTTTGAATGAATGTgcgaaaatgaaagggtggagataAAGGTTGACAGAAGTgagtaaaataaactttaataagaAACCAGTTGGGAGGACTGCCCTACAGCCCTGGTCTTGGGGATTCTGTTCCAGTCTCCAGCTCCCCCTCAGCTTGGCACTGGGCCTGCTAGGGCTGGGAAGTTGGGAAGTTGATGTCCACGGTGAGGTTGGTGTAGAGGGGCTGCAGCTCCTTGGAGAGCCGCCTGTAGCCCAGCGAGTTCATGCCATCCTGCTGCCATTTGTGGTGGATTGAGGCCAGAAGgccagggctggaggcaggggcagCTACGTGAGCCCAGGACTTAGTGACTGCCCAAGGTGGGACATCCTACCTCCAACCCCAACTTACCTCTGGGGGCTTTGCTGGTGGCTGGGGTCCTGCCCCTCTAGCATGTGGTAGCGGCCAAAGAGCAGATGGGGTCGTGAGAGTAGCATCCCGCTCAGTTGCAGCCTTAcaagggagagggcagggaagcCAGAAGCCTGACTCTGATAGGGTCCCTATGCCACACCCAGCCCTTCAGGCCATGGCGGCCAGTGTCCCCCACACCATGGAGGGACCTGCAGCCCCATGCTAGGCTCCTCAAGCAGGGCCCCCCACCTAGCAGCGATGTCATGGTCCTCATGATCCCAGTACCAGTACGAGTTGGGGAAGCCGTTTATCCTCAGGTAGTGAGTGGGGCGCAGAGCAAACACGCCCCCAAGGTAGCCGTGGTAGGGTAgcctggagaggcagagagagttgGGAACAAGGAGTTTCAGGCAACAGGGGTCCTGGCCAGGATCTCCAAGCTTTATTTCTGAGTTTACCCTTCCCAACTCACCCCTGTGATCACCTCTCCCCTAACCCCGCAGGTACCCCCTTCCCTGATTTTGGAGTaacccttcctctgccccctgaGGTGGGCCCTCACTTGACCTGGGATATCTCCTCCCCTAAATCATCTGACAGGCCCACCGTGTGACCCCTCAATGGCCCTTTCTCCTCAGACCCTAAGATAACCCTCTCCTGTCCCCTAGTCAGCCCCTTCTTTCACACATTCTCCTTCTCTGACCTCCACCATGACCCTGTCACTGACCTCCACCCTTAACACCCACATCTAAAAGGAAGTTTCTTCCCTGTCTACAAGACTTTTCCTTGGGCCCCATCATTCTCCACCTGAGTTCCAGGGATCGAGGCTTAGACCCTATAGATGGGCAGGGTGAAGTCCAGGGAAGCACAGGGTCTGCCTATGGTTTCCCCCAGGAGGCCCCCTCCTTCCACCTACTTGTAGTTGAACTTGTCAATGGCCACAGACACATGGGCTGGGAAGATGTCACAGATGTAGAGGTTGCGGTCATCCTCTGGGAGGAGGTTCACATCATGGAAGAAGACACAGTCCCATTCCTCCTCCTGCATGGCCTCCCAGAACCCCACATTGCGTAGCTTGCCCCGGTTGAAAGCAGTGGTGTGTACCTGGGATGGACAGAGATGCTCCATGCTCACTCACCAGTGGGCAGGAGTGTTCCCCCACCTGCCAAGCCCATCTGCTCCCCCTTTCCAGGGCCATTCTCCTGCCTGGGCCCTATTCCCACTGCAGCTGCAAAACCCAGACCTATCCACAAGGGCACAGTTCAAAGTTTACCTCTCCTGGAAGACTTTTCCTGGATTCCCACCCCCATCCTAGGCAGAGTCTGTATCTCCAGCCCCTCAGTTCTGTCCACAACCATTTGCAGGATTCTCAAAGATTATCTCCTTCAAAGGACCATAAACCCCCCTTCAATAGGCAGGGGTTAGGGTGAGCAGGGACCACCTACATCTGTTTCTGCCCCTACCAAAGAATGGATCTGATGCTCAGAAACCATGACAGGttttgcctctccctcctcttcctccatcaTCATGTTCTCCTTCATCACCACCTTGTTACCATCAACACTTGCTATTATGTTCATTGCCAGCATGAGCACCATCATCTTCAGCATCTCCAAGGCCATCAACACAACCTCATATCACCTCCATCACTCACCACATCAACATCATCCTCACCACCATCAAAACCATcattgccatcatcatcatcaccatcatcattagcTATATCACTAAGTAGCTACTATGTACCAGGCCTTGACCTCACTGCTTTAGTCATTAACTCAATGCTTCCCACAACCTAGCGATGGAAGGGTTACTATCATCcctgtctcatgaatgaaaaaaccATAACACTGAGTTCCCCAAGTTTATCCATAGTTATATGAGTGAcaatgggatggatggatggatgatggtcCCACACTCTGACCACACAGGTAGTAATAGGCAAGACTGAGATTCAAACAAGCATCCAAAGGGATCCTAAACCCAGTGCTTTAAATTACCACTTAGCTTCATTGCCCAACCTGGCCAGCCCTGGTTTCAGGGAGGTCTAGACTCTGTGGGACTGAGTCTTCCAGACAGCCACTTGAGCCAACCCCAGACTCAGCCAGTCTAGACCAAACCTATAGCCCCAGCTCTAATTTCCCCCAAGATCTTCTTGACTCATAAATCCAGCCCCCAACCAGCCACTCTCTGGCCCAAATGCTGACGTGACTCTCCACAGCTGTGCTTGGAGACCCACCTTGTGGGTCtttttgcctctgcccctccccaccccagacgCACCTGGTTCACCACATAGATGGCATAGTGCAGTTGCTGGCGCTGTAGGAAGGGGTGCAGATGGAAGAGAaggtgctgcagatgttggactTGCCCATAGTAGGGCACCACTACTGCTGTGTGGTGACGTGTCCAGCAGTCAGGTGGCCGGTACTGGCCCCCCAGCTCCACCAGCGGGTTCTTTTCCACCACCTGCTCCATTGTCAGGTTCTCTGGGATCATCACCTTCAAGGGGCCATCTGAGAGAGGTAAGTACCATGGATGGTCAAGGGGATCCCCTAGAAACCCCACAACCCAGTTGTACTGGGTTCcatcatgcccccccccccaaccatgTCCACCAgccttcagaatgtgaccttaacTTGGGAATAAGTCTatgcagatgtgattaaaatgtggaagtgttgaatttgggtgggccctaaatgcaacaactggtgtccttataagaaggtcATGTGAAGACCCAGAGAGAAGGTGGCCATGGAGGCAGAAATTAAAGTGATGTGCCTCTAAGCCAAGGAAAGCCAAGGATTGCTAACAACCACCAGAAactaggagagagagaggcataggatGGTTTTTCTCTCCAGAACATCCGGAAAGAACCAACACTGTCAACACCATGATTTTgggcttctggcttccagaactatggGAGAATACCTCTCTGTTGTTTTAAGGGTGTTTCCCCTGGGGTGGTTCTCAGGCCACCCACTCTCCCTGCACCTCAGACTGCTCCTTCCAGCACCTTCTTCTGAGGGCCCCActgcccacccacccagcccCAGCTGTGGCTCCTCCCCCTTTCTGTAGCAGAACATATTTCTTCCAAAGATGCCACAACAGTATCTCTTTACCCAAATGCCCCTCTTACAACATGACTTTGATACTCCTCCCACGGAGAGGTGAGTGTATGTCCCCACTCCTTAAAATTGGGTGGGCTTTTATAACAGTTTCAATGAACAGAGTATGGCAGAAGTGACACTACATGGCTTTTGGGACCAGATCAGAGAAGGCCAAATGGCTTCTGCCTGCTTTATGTGAACACTTGCTCTTGAAGCTAGCAGTTGCCGGCTAAGCTCTCAGGCCACCATACTGTTTGGAAGCCCAAACGAGCCCCCTGGGAGGGCTCTGCGGAGGCTCTAAGATCACGTACAGAGAGTGGGAGTGCTTCCACCCCCTGCTTTTTTAGCTCCAGCCATATCTCACTGCAACTGTGTGAAAAACCTGGACCACGACTGCCCAACTGGGCCCTTCCCAAAACTCCCCACCCAGATACACATTAAGAGTTGACGTCTGttgggcacctgggaggctcagtggttgcgcatctgcctttggctcaggttgtgattccagggttctgggtcgagtcccacatcaggctccccgtagggagcctgcttctccctctacctatgtctctgcctctctctctgtggctctcatgaataaataaataaaatctttaaaaataataataattaaaaaagagtTGATGACTGTTTAAAGACAGAGTTCTGGGGTGGTTCGTTATGAAGCAGCCACAGATGACTAGCACACATGCTGTCACCTTTGGGTCATCAGTGCCAGGCCTGCTGCTTCTAGATCCTCCCCTACCCCCCCAAAGGAGTCTTTCTAGCTCCCCAAAACCTGAGGCAGCGTTCGGGGGACAGGATATTCTGACAAGCTTACTGATGTAAGGTGAGATGAGGGGGCAGCTAGGCAGGTCCTCCTCACTAACGCCCACAGGGTGGATCTGGCTTAGGTTGGTGTACACGTCCTGGGAAGAGGTCTGCGCAGCAGAGACTGAGACCAGAAAGGGCAACTCTTCTCCCACCGTTGGCCTGTCCTGTATCAGGACGCGCAAGAAGGAGGTGAAGCTGTGGCGGTGGCGGTTCTGGTAGAGGAATGCCCCCATAAGCAGCAGCTGTACCCCCAGAAATAATAACAGGAGCCCCCTCTGTTGTTCCAtgctggggaaggaaacaaaaggtCATTCTTTCCATCTTGCAAACCCCTCACTTTTGCCCCATGTAGCTCAGTCCCACAGCCCTgcacccaccccctccctgacTGTCTTtgcacaggggaggggaggtcagGGTGAAAGAACAGCGAGGCTGCTCAAGGCTGTGCCGCCTGCATGAAGAACCTGACGAGCATATCTGCAGCCTCATCTCTTCCCGCCTGGTCCCCTCCAAGCCCCATGATCACAGTGGACCCTGGCTGGTAGCTCCCCCGGGTGAGCAACTCAATCTTTCTAAGGCTCAATatccttgtctgtgaaatgggacctATAGCGGGTTCGGGCTCACAGGGTTATTGCGCTAGGATGTGCAGTGTGCAATGTGACCCGGCTGCACATTATTCCAGATTGTGCCAGGTCTGCTCATATTTCCAGCACCCTGTATGAAAGGGACCTGACTCCTGTTTATTCTGGGTGCCCTTCTCTTTCCTGTAATGAGCACCTGGTATCTCCTAGAGGCTTATGCAGCCTCTATACGTCTCCACCATGGTCTGATCATCCTGGTTTGTGGCTGTCCTGTCAACCGCCCCCATCAGAGTAGGAGTTTGCAGAGAACAGGGTTCAGGACTGACTCATCTCTGGGTCCCCAGCATTTCTGAGCACaggatgagtgagtgaatgaatgactcaCCACCTGACAgactcctgctcatgctcagcCACCGCCAGAGCCCCTCACTGGGGagccttctccacatcctcccctcTCTGCATCAGCTCTCCTGGTCTCCTGTATCTCTGCTGTCACTGCTCTGCCACCAGACCAGGAATGATCTGTGTCCAGATCTTCCTCCCTCAtctccctccctcacccaccTGGGAATGGGgcaggcctcagcccagctcagccctggGTCCCCAGCATCACCCAGCACCAGGGCTGAGTGTTTGTTCATCTCTAGTTACTAAGAACCACTTCTATGCCAGGATTATTGAGCAAACCAACGAAGCTGCCACAAGCAAAACCAATAGAAACCTCTACTCCCCAGGAAACCCTCATTCTGGTGGGAAGGACAGGCAAGAAAACAAGTCATTTCAGAGAGCAATAAAAACCTACACATCGAAAGGGGTGGAGCAGGAAAtggatggaaaggaaagaaacagagggaGGCTATCTCTTTTCTGGGTggctgggcagagggaagagcaggtggAAAGGCCGTGAGGTAGGCAAGGGGAGAATCAAAGGGCACTGAACAGTCATACACAGGCTGGAGGCCTCGTCACTAAATTGGTGAGCAAATTTTCAGACAACCAGAAAATTATCTCATTACAGAAATAGGCTCAGTATTACATCTCAAATGTGGGACAAGACAGTATGGGATTGGGGGCAGAAAACCCTTCAATTCTGGAGCATGGAGACATGAATCCCAATTTCAGTAGCAAATTCTCTGTTGTGAGGCAGGAATAAGAAAAAACTACCTGAAGGTAGAATGTCTCTCAGCTTTTCAGCTGAAAAGCCAGATCACAAAGGAGCGCTATTTCATAGAATACCATACAGACTTTTGAGTGACATTTCAAATTTAGATGCCCCTCTTTTCATCAAAATGAGAAGAAACCCCCACATATGGTGGAAATGCACCCTGTTCACACACACAGCAGAAAACGGATTGTCGAGTATGTTTCGGggggaacccctgggtggctcagcggttgggcgcctgccttcggcccaggacataatcctggagtcccagaatcgagtcccacattgggctccctgcatggagcttgcttctccctctgcctgggtctctgcttctctctctctctctctcttgaataaataaaatatttttaaaaagtatgtctcAGGGAGCTCAGCTGGACTTGGTATGCACTTTGGGACCAAAAACCAGTCTTTGAAAGGTCCTGGTAGAGTTGGCGCAGCAGCAATTTATGAATGTATTTGATGAGAACAGCAGGGCTTATACTGATCCCTATTCCCAGCGGTGAATGCTACAAGTGTGGATCGTTCCTGAGTCGGCCACCCCAGCCAGGGTCCAGCTGCTCTGTAAACATTTGGAGGTGCCAGCAGAACCTCGATGGTGACTCTATTTCCCCTTCCTCGGCAGCTTGGAGGAGCAAGGAGCCTTCCATGGCATATGTGTGCTCAGGAGCATGATTCTTCACACAGGAGTCAGCCACATCTGTTGGTTTCTGTGGAGCCACCAACGAAGGGAATGTGTTGGACACACATCACCCAGTGTTAAGACACCCAGTGTCCAGACTTCTTTCTCCTGGTGCAGGACAAGAAGGGCTACTATGGAAAGTGTGGTTTGTCTCCTGGAGAGCCCAGTAAAAAGGACCCCTCTGACTTCACAGGAAATGTGACAGGCACGTTTTGTAGACTGCAACAGAGCAATTATCCTCTGATTCCTCATTTTATCATTGATCCCTATTGCAAATACAGGGGTTATGACTTAAGACACAGTGTTACTGTCATTTGGGCTCCTGGTGGAGAAAATTTAATTATGAGCAatgatttgaaaaaagaaattgggggAAGCATAATCATGTGACTGTAGGTATCGAAGCATGAGTGTGTTCCTGTTACTCCCTCAAAAAATAGAGTCCATTTCACTACTGTTGAAAGGTGAGCAAGGTAGGATAAAATCAATTGCATattgtttcccaaagttacttaagatttcaagaaaaaaaaaaccccgacATTTTAAAGTAGCAGGAACTCCCATGCATGTTACAAGATTCAAATTAGTACACCCACATTTTCCAACTGACATGTTTCCAAGTCTCAtaataagttatattttcatttgggGAAAGCAATATTTTTCTGACTGCCATGTGATATGTGTACATCCCTTAAGAGCCTACATGACCTCAGAGACCCAGAGTCTCCCCAAGGAGTCTCCCCATGGATCCCGCTAGGAAGCTGTCCGTTCCTCCTGGTGGGTTCCTGACACATGCCTGCACCCCAGCTCTGTCTTCTGAGTCAGACTAAGGGTGGCAGTGGTTTGAGGATGACAATGCCTAGCATCTTCTGCCCCAACTGTGGCTCATTAGGTCTCTTTTCATGAAAAGGGAAAGGTAGAAGCACAGGGGATCTTTGGCTGACCTGCCATACACTACTGGCCCTCCAAGGTCCATACTCTCCAGAATGAAAATACACTGCCAACAAGAGGGAAGTTGTTGAAACCAAACCATCTAGAAGCCCCTCATTCCAAAGAAATTCTAATATTAGAAATGTGTTtcttggagcatctgggtggctcagtcggtttaggcatctgccttcagcccaagacaTGATCCAGGggcctaggattgagtcctatgtcaggctctctgttcagcagggagtctgcttctccctctgcccctcccttgctcatgtgtgctctctctctctgaaataaacaaaatcaaaaacagaaagaaagaaagaaagaaagaaagaaagaaagaaagaaagaaagaaagaaagaaagaaaaagaaagaaagaaagaaagaaagaaagaaagaaagaaagaaagaaagaaagaaagaaagaaagaaagaaagtttcttCTTTAGGAATGAAACCAATTTTCCTTTTCATCCGGAAATTATCTTTCAAGCTGGATCTGTTAGCTTCAGAAATACCTGCCCCAGGTCAGATTTTGTGTTCACTCTAAGGCAATCCCTAAACTTCCTGACCTCCAAGAAGGTAAGAAATGTATTCTGGTATATAGAACCTGTTTTATGTAGCAGAGGTCTTCCAAGTGGGGTGTGTATACATAACTTCCTGCATGGGAATGTATTTCTATTCTACTCATTTAAGGTGATGCCAGGTTCCTGTTGGGACATTCTGTATTGAGAACCACCACAGCATGAGAGTTTAGTGgagttaatttaaaattcaacCACAATGTTTTCAGGGACAAGTTTTTCAAGTTACACTGGATAAAATATCCAGGTAAAAATTTATGAACCCCGTTAGAATTGGTATGCATTTTTCTCTTAGGTACTTAAAGCCTATTGAGTcatgtcataaaatatttatccCATTAACAGCCAATCTTCATCTCATATCACCTTGTAAAACGTGTAACATTTTCCACCTCTGagtaacaaagcaaaacaaaacaaaaaaaccctcaatgtTGAAAAATGTCAGGTGCCACTCGTCTTGTTCAAATTTTCCATAGCTTTACAGTTTTTTGTCTGCTTGATGAATTAATGagaaatttatattcaaatatcGCAGTGCTTCTAGAATTTGTCAGTTTCTCCTCCT
Protein-coding sequences here:
- the LOC112931239 gene encoding beta-1,4-galactosyltransferase 3-like isoform X2, with the protein product MRAAHGSSGAPDGPLKVMIPENLTMEQVVEKNPLVELGGQYRPPDCWTRHHTAVVVPYYGQVQHLQHLLFHLHPFLQRQQLHYAIYVVNQVHTTAFNRGKLRNVGFWEAMQEEEWDCVFFHDVNLLPEDDRNLYICDIFPAHVSVAIDKFNYKLPYHGYLGGVFALRPTHYLRINGFPNSYWYWDHEDHDIAARLQLSGMLLSRPHLLFGRYHMLEGQDPSHQQSPQSPGLLASIHHKWQQDGMNSLGYRRLSKELQPLYTNLTVDINFPTSQP
- the LOC112931239 gene encoding beta-1,4-galactosyltransferase 3-like isoform X1; protein product: MEQQRGLLLLFLGVQLLLMGAFLYQNRHRHSFTSFLRVLIQDRPTVGEELPFLVSVSAAQTSSQDVYTNLSQIHPVGVSEEDLPSCPLISPYINGPLKVMIPENLTMEQVVEKNPLVELGGQYRPPDCWTRHHTAVVVPYYGQVQHLQHLLFHLHPFLQRQQLHYAIYVVNQVHTTAFNRGKLRNVGFWEAMQEEEWDCVFFHDVNLLPEDDRNLYICDIFPAHVSVAIDKFNYKLPYHGYLGGVFALRPTHYLRINGFPNSYWYWDHEDHDIAARLQLSGMLLSRPHLLFGRYHMLEGQDPSHQQSPQSPGLLASIHHKWQQDGMNSLGYRRLSKELQPLYTNLTVDINFPTSQP